The following proteins are encoded in a genomic region of Oncorhynchus masou masou isolate Uvic2021 chromosome 32, UVic_Omas_1.1, whole genome shotgun sequence:
- the LOC135526364 gene encoding ubiquitin-like protein 3 — MTTQRDVDIVNLRLILVSGKTQDFIFSPNDSAMDIAKHVFDNWPLGWEEEQVSSASILRLIFQGRFLHGNVTLGALKLPPGRTTVMHLVARETLPEPNSHGQRNREKTAESNCCLLL, encoded by the exons ATGACAACTCAAAGGGATGTCGATATT GTGAACCTGCGTCTTATCCTGGTCAGTGGGAAGACACAAGACTTCATCTTCTCCCCCAACGACTCGGCCATGGACATCGCCAAGCACGTCTTTGATAACTGGCCCTTGG gatgggaggaggagcaggtgaGCAGCGCCAGCATCCTACGCCTCATCTTCCAGGGACGCTTCCTGCATGGCAACGTCACCCTGGGAG CTTTAAAGCTGCCCCCTGGCCGAACAACTGTCATGCACTTGGTTGCCAGAGAGACCCTGCCAGAGCCTAACTCCCATG GTCAGCGTAACCGGGAGAAGACCGCGGAGAGCAACTGCTGTCTGCTCTTGTAA